The Pantoea nemavictus genome includes a region encoding these proteins:
- a CDS encoding glycosyltransferase family 2 protein, with amino-acid sequence MSQRQRLSVVMIAKNEAELLPEALASVSWADEIVVLDSGSTDNTVQVARDHGAQVFQAEGWEGFGKQRQRAQAHAQGDMILMIDADERVTPELRDAIEQVLIQPASDNVYSLGRSNLFLGRFMRHSGWYPDRVMRLYPRKLNYNDNLVHESLETQGAPVVKLVGDLQHLTCRDLIAFQRKQMNYAEAWAQERFQRGKRCGLFSIFSHTLGAFVKTLLLRAGFLDGKQGWILAVVNAQYTFNKYSALWALHHTSTQGRV; translated from the coding sequence ATGTCGCAACGCCAACGTCTCTCTGTGGTGATGATCGCCAAAAACGAAGCTGAACTGCTGCCGGAGGCGCTGGCTTCCGTCAGTTGGGCGGATGAGATTGTGGTGCTGGATTCCGGTAGTACTGATAACACCGTACAGGTGGCACGCGATCACGGCGCGCAGGTCTTCCAGGCTGAAGGCTGGGAAGGGTTTGGCAAACAGCGTCAGCGCGCGCAGGCGCATGCGCAGGGCGATATGATTTTGATGATCGATGCCGACGAGCGCGTCACGCCAGAACTGCGTGATGCCATTGAGCAGGTTCTCATCCAGCCCGCTTCGGATAACGTTTACAGCCTCGGGCGCAGTAATCTGTTTCTTGGTCGGTTTATGCGCCACAGCGGTTGGTATCCCGACCGCGTAATGCGCCTCTATCCGCGCAAGCTCAATTACAACGACAACCTGGTACACGAATCACTCGAGACGCAAGGTGCGCCAGTGGTGAAACTGGTGGGCGATCTGCAACATCTTACCTGTCGCGACCTGATTGCGTTTCAGCGTAAACAGATGAATTATGCCGAAGCCTGGGCGCAGGAGCGTTTTCAGCGCGGAAAACGCTGCGGGCTGTTCTCCATCTTTAGCCACACGCTCGGCGCGTTTGTAAAAACGCTGCTGCTGCGCGCCGGTTTTCTCGACGGTAAACAGGGCTGGATTTTAGCGGTGGTCAACGCGCAGTACACCTTCAACAAATATTCGGCGCTGTGGGCGCTGCATCACACCTCAACACAAGGTCGCGTATGA
- the coaD gene encoding pantetheine-phosphate adenylyltransferase, whose translation MSTKAIYPGTFDPFTLGHLDIVTRAAKMFNHIIVAIAASPSKKPLFSLDERVDMARQVTAHLSNVEVIGFSDLMANFAQVQNANVLVRGLRAVSDFEYELQLAQMNRHLLPTLESVFLMPSEGFSFVSSSLVKEVARHAGDVQAFLPDVVHKALLARLAQP comes from the coding sequence ATGAGTACGAAAGCGATTTATCCCGGCACCTTTGATCCCTTTACCTTGGGTCATCTGGATATTGTGACGCGTGCAGCGAAGATGTTTAATCACATCATTGTGGCGATTGCCGCCAGTCCGAGTAAAAAGCCGTTGTTCAGCCTGGATGAGCGCGTCGATATGGCGCGTCAGGTCACTGCGCATTTGTCGAATGTGGAAGTGATTGGTTTCAGCGATTTGATGGCGAATTTTGCCCAGGTACAGAACGCTAACGTGCTGGTGCGCGGTTTGCGTGCGGTATCAGATTTTGAGTATGAGCTGCAGCTGGCGCAGATGAATCGTCACCTGTTGCCAACGCTGGAGAGTGTGTTTCTGATGCCGTCAGAAGGTTTCTCCTTCGTCTCTTCTTCGCTGGTAAAAGAAGTGGCGCGCCATGCCGGTGACGTGCAGGCATTTCTGCCTGACGTAGTGCACAAGGCGTTACTGGCGCGACTGGCTCAGCCTTAA
- the mutM gene encoding bifunctional DNA-formamidopyrimidine glycosylase/DNA-(apurinic or apyrimidinic site) lyase, whose translation MPELPEVETSRRGIEPHMVGATILHAVVRNPRLRWPVSHEIHALSDQPVLSVQRRAKYLLLELPHGWIIIHLGMSGSLRVLPGEQPAAKHDHVDLVMSNGKVLRYTDPRRFGAWLWSNDLAGSSVLAHLGPEPLSSEFDGAYLFEKSRGKRTVIKQWLMDNKVVVGVGNIYASESLFTAGILPDRSAMSLSQEEAELLVNTIKAVLLRSIEQGGTTLRDFLQTDGKPGYFAQQLQVYGRAGEPCRACGTPIVSGKHGQRSTFWCPRCQH comes from the coding sequence ATGCCTGAATTACCTGAGGTAGAAACCAGTCGTCGCGGTATCGAACCCCACATGGTTGGTGCCACGATTCTGCATGCGGTAGTGCGTAATCCCCGTTTGCGCTGGCCGGTCTCGCATGAAATTCACGCGTTAAGCGACCAACCGGTATTGAGCGTGCAGCGTCGCGCCAAATATCTGCTGCTCGAACTGCCGCATGGCTGGATCATCATTCACCTCGGCATGTCCGGCAGCCTGCGTGTGCTACCCGGCGAACAGCCCGCAGCCAAACATGACCACGTCGATTTGGTGATGAGCAACGGCAAAGTGCTGCGTTACACCGATCCACGGCGTTTTGGTGCCTGGCTGTGGAGCAACGACCTCGCAGGCAGCAGTGTGCTGGCGCATCTTGGACCAGAGCCACTAAGCAGCGAATTTGATGGTGCATACTTGTTTGAAAAGTCGCGCGGCAAACGCACAGTGATTAAACAGTGGCTGATGGATAACAAGGTTGTGGTGGGCGTCGGGAACATCTACGCTAGCGAGTCGCTGTTTACCGCCGGGATCTTGCCCGATCGTTCAGCGATGAGTTTGAGTCAGGAGGAAGCGGAACTGCTGGTTAACACCATCAAAGCGGTATTGCTGCGCTCGATTGAGCAGGGCGGCACCACGCTGCGTGATTTCCTGCAGACCGACGGTAAACCCGGCTACTTCGCGCAGCAGCTGCAGGTTTATGGTCGCGCCGGTGAGCCTTGCCGAGCCTGCGGTACGCCGATTGTCAGCGGCAAGCATGGCCAGCGCAGTACCTTCTGGTGCCCACGCTGCCAGCACTGA
- the rpmG gene encoding 50S ribosomal protein L33, with the protein MAKGIREKIKLVSSAGTGHFYTTTKNKRTKPEKLELKKFDPVVRQHVLYKEAKIK; encoded by the coding sequence ATGGCTAAAGGTATTCGTGAGAAGATCAAGCTGGTTTCCTCTGCTGGTACAGGTCACTTCTATACCACCACGAAGAACAAACGTACTAAACCAGAGAAATTAGAACTGAAAAAGTTCGATCCGGTTGTACGTCAGCACGTTCTCTACAAAGAAGCTAAAATTAAGTAA
- the rpmB gene encoding 50S ribosomal protein L28, producing MSRVCQVTGKRPVTGNNRSHAMNATKRRFLPNLHSHRFWVESEKRFVTLRVSAKGMRVIDKKGIDTVLTEIRARGEKY from the coding sequence ATGTCACGAGTCTGCCAGGTAACTGGAAAGCGTCCGGTAACGGGTAACAACCGTTCCCACGCAATGAACGCGACGAAACGCCGTTTCCTGCCGAACCTGCACTCTCACCGTTTCTGGGTTGAGAGCGAAAAGCGCTTCGTTACTCTGCGTGTATCTGCTAAAGGTATGCGTGTTATTGATAAAAAGGGCATCGATACGGTTCTGACCGAAATCCGCGCCCGTGGTGAGAAGTACTAA
- the radC gene encoding RadC family protein, with protein MTELAPREKLLLMGAEMLSDAELLAIFLRTGTSSTSVLLLAHQMLNEFGSLYRIMTASQQELGQIKGVGSAKMTQLYAIAELGRRFFASQLARENVMENPQVTRHYLQSVLAHEEREVFMALFLDNQHRVLQAQKMFSGSIASVEVHPREIVREALKLNAAAVILAHNHPSGIAEPSRADRDITGKVGQACALLNIRLLDHLVIGHGEFTSFAERGWL; from the coding sequence ATGACGGAACTGGCACCACGGGAAAAACTGTTGTTAATGGGCGCGGAGATGTTGAGTGATGCGGAGTTACTGGCGATTTTCTTGCGCACCGGTACCAGCAGCACCAGCGTGCTGTTGCTGGCGCATCAGATGCTGAACGAGTTTGGCTCGCTCTATCGCATTATGACGGCCAGCCAGCAGGAGCTTGGACAGATTAAGGGCGTGGGCAGCGCTAAGATGACGCAGCTGTATGCGATAGCGGAACTGGGACGGCGTTTCTTTGCCAGCCAGCTGGCGCGAGAAAATGTGATGGAAAATCCACAGGTGACACGCCATTACCTGCAGAGCGTGCTGGCGCATGAGGAGCGGGAAGTGTTTATGGCACTGTTCCTTGATAATCAGCATCGCGTATTACAGGCGCAGAAGATGTTTTCAGGGTCGATTGCCAGCGTGGAGGTGCATCCGCGTGAAATCGTGCGCGAAGCCCTGAAACTCAACGCAGCGGCCGTCATTCTGGCGCACAATCATCCTTCCGGCATTGCCGAACCTAGCCGGGCAGATCGTGATATCACCGGTAAAGTTGGCCAGGCGTGCGCGCTGCTTAATATCCGTTTACTTGATCATTTGGTGATCGGTCACGGCGAGTTTACCTCTTTCGCTGAGCGTGGTTGGTTGTAA
- the coaBC gene encoding bifunctional phosphopantothenoylcysteine decarboxylase/phosphopantothenate--cysteine ligase CoaBC: MTGLAGKKILLGVSGGIAAYKAPELVRRLRDRGADVRVMMTEAAKAFITPLSLQAVSGYPVFDDLLDPAAEAAMGHIELAKWADLIVLAPATADLIARVTAGMANDLVTTACLASDAPLAIVPAMNQQMYRAAITQENLQRLHQRGVLIWGPDSGSQACGDIGPGRMLDPLAIVAYALEWAAPVNDLQHLNIMITAGPTREALDPVRYISNHSSGKMGFAIAAAAAKRGAKVTLIAGPVALSTPPGVQRVDVDSALEMEAAVMAQIGQQHIFIASAAVADYRAATIAAEKIKKQGGDDNVTLQLVKNPDIVAGVAALQENRPYVVGFAAETQNVEEYARQKRARKNLDLICANDVAQAGQGFNSDTNALHLFWQEGEKVLPLSDKTLLGQQLIDEIVSRYDEKNRR; encoded by the coding sequence ATGACGGGATTAGCCGGTAAAAAAATTCTGCTGGGCGTGAGCGGCGGCATTGCCGCGTATAAAGCACCGGAGTTGGTGCGTCGACTGCGCGATCGCGGTGCAGATGTGCGCGTGATGATGACCGAAGCGGCCAAAGCCTTTATTACGCCGCTGAGCCTGCAGGCGGTTTCCGGTTATCCGGTATTTGATGACCTTCTCGACCCAGCAGCAGAAGCAGCAATGGGCCATATTGAACTGGCGAAGTGGGCTGATTTGATTGTGTTAGCCCCCGCAACTGCCGATCTGATTGCCCGCGTCACCGCCGGCATGGCGAACGATCTGGTCACCACGGCGTGTCTCGCCAGCGATGCGCCTCTCGCGATTGTTCCCGCCATGAATCAGCAAATGTACCGTGCCGCGATAACCCAGGAGAATCTGCAACGTCTGCATCAACGCGGCGTGCTGATTTGGGGGCCCGACAGCGGCAGCCAGGCCTGCGGCGATATTGGTCCTGGCCGGATGCTCGATCCGCTGGCGATTGTGGCGTACGCATTAGAATGGGCTGCGCCCGTCAACGATCTGCAACATCTCAACATTATGATCACCGCCGGCCCAACCCGCGAAGCGCTCGACCCGGTGCGTTATATCAGCAATCACAGCTCAGGTAAGATGGGCTTTGCGATTGCCGCCGCCGCGGCAAAACGCGGTGCGAAGGTGACGCTGATAGCGGGCCCGGTTGCGCTTTCAACACCGCCAGGCGTGCAGCGCGTAGATGTCGACAGCGCGTTAGAGATGGAAGCAGCAGTGATGGCGCAAATCGGGCAACAACATATTTTCATTGCCAGCGCAGCCGTGGCAGACTACCGGGCGGCCACGATTGCCGCAGAGAAAATCAAAAAACAGGGTGGCGATGATAACGTCACGCTGCAGTTGGTGAAGAACCCCGATATTGTCGCAGGCGTAGCGGCGCTGCAGGAAAATCGCCCTTACGTTGTGGGATTTGCTGCTGAAACCCAGAATGTGGAAGAATACGCGCGGCAAAAACGGGCGCGAAAAAACCTCGATCTGATTTGTGCCAATGATGTGGCGCAGGCGGGTCAGGGCTTCAATAGCGACACCAATGCTCTTCACCTTTTTTGGCAGGAAGGAGAGAAAGTCTTACCGCTCAGTGATAAGACGCTCCTTGGCCAACAATTAATAGACGAGATTGTCAGCCGTTATGATGAAAAAAATCGACGTTAA
- the dut gene encoding dUTP diphosphatase, producing the protein MMKKIDVKILDARVGNEFPLPTYATSGSAGLDLRACLDDALEIAPGMTTLVPTGLAIHIADPALAAVILPRSGLGHKHGIVLGNLVGLIDSDYQGQLMVSVWNRGQDSFTLQPGDRLAQLVFVPVVQAEFNLVEDFDTSDRGAGGFGHSGRQ; encoded by the coding sequence ATGATGAAAAAAATCGACGTTAAAATTCTTGATGCACGCGTGGGCAACGAATTTCCGCTGCCAACCTATGCAACCTCTGGTTCCGCTGGTCTCGATTTGCGCGCCTGCCTGGATGACGCACTGGAAATCGCACCGGGCATGACCACGTTGGTACCAACAGGCCTGGCGATTCACATCGCCGATCCTGCGCTTGCCGCCGTCATTCTGCCGCGCTCTGGCCTTGGCCATAAACATGGCATCGTGCTGGGCAATCTGGTCGGTTTAATCGACTCCGATTATCAGGGACAGCTGATGGTTTCCGTCTGGAACCGTGGTCAGGACAGCTTCACGCTGCAGCCGGGCGACCGTCTGGCGCAGCTGGTCTTCGTGCCGGTGGTACAGGCCGAATTTAACCTGGTGGAAGATTTTGACACCAGCGACCGCGGTGCGGGCGGATTCGGTCACTCAGGCCGCCAGTAA